From one Paeniglutamicibacter psychrophenolicus genomic stretch:
- a CDS encoding PLP-dependent aminotransferase family protein: protein MTPPNQHLPPPRHALVRAPIAVSSDAGEPLYRQLRQALEHQILSGSLVPNLPLPSSRELARELGLSRNTVNAAYQEMLASGIIESHSRRGYFINTQMLRKVAPDSAVAPAAGSTVDWSRHIRPRQDAGMPEITKVRDWSSYPYPFVAGQVDERDFPRLGWSRALRDALDPPHLFYSLRDSVDEDDPFLVEVLCKHVLPARGILTRPENILITAGSQQGLDLLAQTMMGTDTLVGVENPGYVDARHTFARTGATLRPLEVDEHGLVPPESLGELDLLYLTPSHHSPTNVTLSGSRRRQILDGTRDAGALVIEDDYDSEFRYRGKPTPALKALPDSEHVIYLGSFTKFLAPGLRMGYLVAEAELVTELRNQRRYKIRHIPGHPQRAMALLIESGQYHRTISRRRTQLARKWQVLVEALEEFVPWKITAPPGGVSIWIRGPEDLDCVALAAAALEAGIVIERGDVFFDDPEANRNHFRLGFAAISLEAIRPGIKELGRVIATLAAR, encoded by the coding sequence ATGACGCCACCGAACCAGCACCTGCCCCCGCCGCGCCACGCCCTGGTCCGCGCCCCGATCGCGGTCAGCTCCGATGCCGGGGAACCGCTCTACCGGCAGCTGCGCCAGGCCTTGGAGCACCAGATCCTCTCCGGCTCGCTGGTGCCCAACCTGCCGCTGCCCTCCTCCCGGGAACTGGCCCGCGAGCTGGGGCTCTCGCGCAACACCGTGAACGCCGCCTACCAGGAAATGCTTGCCTCGGGCATCATCGAATCCCACTCGCGGCGCGGCTATTTCATAAACACCCAGATGCTGCGCAAGGTGGCCCCGGATTCCGCCGTGGCCCCCGCCGCCGGCTCGACGGTGGACTGGTCGCGGCACATCCGTCCCCGCCAGGACGCCGGGATGCCGGAGATCACCAAGGTCCGCGACTGGTCCAGCTACCCCTACCCGTTCGTGGCCGGGCAGGTCGACGAGCGCGACTTCCCGCGGCTGGGCTGGTCCCGGGCGCTGCGCGACGCATTGGACCCGCCGCACCTGTTCTACTCGCTGCGCGACTCGGTCGACGAGGACGACCCGTTCCTGGTCGAGGTCCTGTGCAAGCACGTGCTTCCCGCCCGCGGCATCCTGACCCGGCCCGAGAACATCCTCATCACCGCCGGCTCGCAGCAGGGCCTGGACCTGCTGGCGCAAACCATGATGGGCACCGACACCCTGGTGGGCGTCGAAAACCCCGGGTACGTCGATGCGCGGCACACCTTTGCCCGCACCGGGGCGACGCTGCGCCCGCTTGAAGTGGACGAGCACGGGCTGGTACCGCCCGAATCCCTGGGTGAACTGGACCTGCTCTACCTGACCCCCAGCCACCACAGCCCCACCAATGTCACGCTCTCGGGAAGCCGGCGCCGGCAGATACTCGACGGCACCCGGGACGCCGGGGCGCTGGTCATCGAGGACGACTACGACTCCGAGTTCCGCTACCGCGGCAAGCCCACCCCGGCGCTCAAGGCCCTGCCGGACTCCGAGCACGTCATCTACCTGGGGTCCTTCACCAAGTTCCTGGCCCCGGGGCTGCGCATGGGCTACCTGGTGGCCGAGGCCGAGCTGGTCACCGAGCTGCGCAACCAGCGCCGCTACAAGATCCGCCACATCCCCGGCCACCCGCAGCGGGCCATGGCCCTGCTGATCGAATCCGGGCAGTACCACCGCACCATTTCCCGGCGCCGCACCCAGCTGGCGCGCAAGTGGCAGGTGCTCGTCGAGGCACTGGAGGAGTTCGTGCCGTGGAAGATCACGGCGCCCCCGGGCGGGGTGAGCATCTGGATCCGCGGCCCCGAGGACCTGGACTGCGTCGCACTGGCGGCCGCGGCCCTCGAGGCCGGGATCGTGATCGAGCGCGGGGACGTGTTCTTCGACGACCCGGAAGCCAACCGCAACCACTTCCGCCTGGGCTTCGCCGCGATTTCCCTCGAGGCCATCCGTCCCGGCATCAAGGAACTGGGCCGGGTCATCGCCACCCTGGCAGCGCGGTAA
- a CDS encoding aspartate aminotransferase family protein, with the protein MTNSDIRNRAQRHLYPHFTTGQVWNDPNLPIITRGEGSYLFDEDGNKFLDGLAGLFCANIGHGRQDIPKAAYEQMSKLAYWTNWGSAHPAAVDAATAIAELAPGDLDVVFFVNSGSEAVESAIKFARQYHRSQGQPERTKIIARDMAYHGTTLGALAVTGIPAYKEAFGTLMPGVFHVPNTLGEIVPEGGTAADLPSVQAIREVIAREGAHTIAALFAEPVQNSRGALVPPAGYWQELRSICDEHGILLVADEVITGFGRLGEWFGSIKYNVVPDMITFAKGSTSGYAPLGGVIIRKPLADGMLASPLAGVFTHGATWGGHPVSTAVAVANLKALKEENVVGNVRSLEPYFQNGLDQILSAHDGIKEYRGTGFFYSIELMGSRSEGRELTAEQSKALLTQVMPKAMREVNLITRPDNRGATMLVLSPPLVADQDVLDDLLNKVDHVMGTVDSYLKAPAALASV; encoded by the coding sequence GTGACCAACTCAGACATCCGCAATCGTGCACAGCGGCATCTCTACCCGCACTTCACCACCGGGCAGGTGTGGAACGACCCGAACCTGCCGATCATCACCAGGGGCGAGGGAAGCTACCTCTTCGACGAAGACGGCAACAAGTTCCTGGACGGATTGGCCGGACTCTTCTGCGCCAACATCGGCCACGGCCGCCAGGACATCCCGAAGGCCGCGTACGAGCAGATGTCCAAGCTGGCCTACTGGACCAACTGGGGTTCGGCGCACCCGGCCGCGGTCGATGCCGCCACCGCCATCGCCGAGTTGGCCCCGGGCGACCTTGACGTTGTCTTCTTCGTGAACTCCGGTTCCGAGGCCGTCGAATCGGCCATCAAGTTCGCCCGCCAGTACCACCGCAGCCAGGGGCAGCCCGAGCGCACCAAGATCATCGCCCGCGACATGGCCTACCACGGCACCACCCTTGGCGCCCTGGCCGTCACCGGCATCCCGGCCTACAAGGAGGCCTTCGGCACGCTGATGCCCGGGGTCTTCCACGTCCCTAACACCCTGGGCGAGATCGTCCCGGAAGGCGGCACCGCCGCGGACCTGCCCTCCGTCCAAGCCATCCGCGAGGTCATTGCCCGCGAGGGCGCCCACACCATCGCCGCGCTCTTCGCCGAGCCCGTGCAGAACTCCCGCGGCGCCCTGGTCCCGCCAGCAGGCTACTGGCAGGAACTGCGTTCGATCTGCGACGAGCACGGCATCCTGCTGGTTGCCGACGAGGTCATCACCGGCTTCGGACGCCTCGGCGAGTGGTTCGGCAGCATCAAGTACAACGTGGTCCCGGACATGATCACCTTCGCCAAGGGCTCGACCTCCGGCTACGCACCGCTGGGCGGGGTCATCATCCGCAAGCCGCTGGCCGACGGCATGCTCGCCTCGCCGCTGGCCGGGGTCTTCACCCACGGGGCCACCTGGGGCGGGCACCCGGTCTCCACCGCGGTGGCCGTGGCGAACCTCAAGGCGCTGAAGGAGGAGAACGTCGTGGGCAACGTGCGCAGCCTCGAGCCGTACTTCCAGAACGGACTGGACCAGATCCTCTCGGCGCACGACGGCATCAAGGAATACCGCGGCACCGGGTTCTTCTACTCCATCGAGCTCATGGGCAGCCGCAGCGAGGGCCGCGAGCTGACCGCCGAGCAGTCCAAGGCGCTGCTCACACAGGTCATGCCGAAGGCCATGCGCGAGGTCAACCTCATCACCCGCCCGGACAACCGCGGCGCCACGATGCTGGTGCTCTCCCCGCCGCTGGTCGCCGACCAGGACGTGCTCGACGACCTGCTGAACAAGGTCGACCACGTCATGGGCACGGTGGACAGCTACCTCAAGGCCCCCGCCGCGCTGGCCTCGGTCTAG
- the alr gene encoding alanine racemase, with the protein MNRSSTLKNTAASAYRNAEGFVPQRAAYIETAAITANVRALREVAKGAKLLAVLKADGYGHGIVPAARAAVEGGADYLGTAVLEEAFAVRAAGITAPLFSWLSAPGAPYGRAITEDIELAAYSLGQLREIAEAGQLVGVVPRIHLKIDTGMWRGGATLEDWPGLCAAARELEAEGKVRVLGIWSHLACADEPGHASVPAQLEVFRQAIATARALGLDPVLCHIANSAATLAGPEAHFDMVRPGLAVYGVNPLAEGDRGNAPALRPAMSLGAAVVQTKRAPAGAGVSYGHTESTERETTLAVVPLGYADGVFRSASSAGPVLIGKRTYRVLGRVCMDQFVLDVGDDDVAAGDAVLLFGPGDSGEPHVEAWAAAAGTIPYEVLTRIGSRVPRIYL; encoded by the coding sequence ATGAACCGGTCCAGCACGCTCAAGAACACCGCCGCATCCGCCTACCGCAACGCCGAGGGGTTCGTGCCGCAGCGCGCGGCCTACATCGAGACCGCCGCGATCACCGCCAACGTGCGGGCCCTGCGCGAGGTCGCGAAGGGCGCCAAGCTCCTGGCGGTGCTCAAGGCCGACGGCTACGGGCACGGCATCGTGCCCGCGGCCCGTGCCGCAGTGGAAGGCGGGGCCGACTACCTGGGCACCGCGGTGCTCGAGGAGGCCTTTGCGGTGCGCGCCGCAGGCATCACCGCCCCGCTGTTCTCCTGGCTCTCGGCGCCCGGCGCACCCTACGGCCGGGCCATCACCGAGGACATCGAGCTGGCCGCCTACTCGCTGGGCCAGCTGCGGGAAATCGCGGAGGCCGGGCAACTAGTCGGCGTCGTGCCGCGGATCCACCTGAAAATCGACACCGGGATGTGGCGCGGCGGGGCCACCCTCGAGGACTGGCCCGGGCTCTGCGCCGCGGCCCGGGAGCTCGAGGCCGAAGGCAAGGTGCGGGTGTTGGGCATCTGGTCCCACCTGGCCTGCGCGGACGAGCCGGGCCATGCCTCGGTGCCCGCGCAGCTGGAGGTCTTCAGGCAGGCGATCGCCACGGCGCGCGCCCTGGGGCTGGATCCGGTGCTGTGCCACATCGCCAACTCCGCCGCGACCCTCGCGGGCCCCGAGGCGCACTTCGACATGGTCCGCCCCGGCCTGGCCGTCTACGGGGTGAATCCGCTGGCCGAAGGGGACCGTGGCAACGCTCCCGCGCTGCGCCCGGCCATGAGCCTGGGTGCGGCCGTTGTGCAGACCAAGCGCGCACCTGCCGGCGCCGGGGTTTCCTACGGGCACACCGAATCCACCGAGCGGGAGACCACGCTGGCGGTGGTGCCGCTGGGCTACGCCGACGGGGTCTTCCGCAGCGCCAGCTCCGCGGGCCCGGTGCTGATCGGGAAGCGGACCTACCGGGTGCTGGGCCGGGTCTGCATGGACCAATTCGTGCTTGACGTGGGCGATGACGATGTCGCGGCCGGGGATGCAGTACTGCTTTTTGGCCCCGGGGACTCCGGGGAGCCGCACGTGGAGGCGTGGGCCGCGGCCGCCGGGACCATTCCCTACGAGGTGCTGACGCGCATCGGGTCCAGGGTGCCACGGATCTACCTGTAG
- a CDS encoding YeiH family protein, translating to MANQTHESVVRSKGPGSPRAGKARSWVVTHWAGLAACAVAVPLSFLVHLLFPSIPVMTTAVVLGVLSANIPGLSTLVAGPLQKGLGFAGKKLMRVGIVLLGLKLSIVDVLDLGWLTFVVVVAIVLLAFGGTYLLGKAFKLPGDQPLLVATGFSICGASAIGAMSAVRRSKDEDTVIPVALVTLCGTLAIAVLPLLMGPLGLGPEAFGQWVGASVHDVGQVVATAQTAGASALAIAIVIKLTRVLTLAPMVAAAGIISRRTQGTGSEHAGLKLPPIIPGFIIGFVALVAVRSIFDVPAELLDAATIVQDIVLAAALFGLGSAVRVRQLFASKGASILMALCAWALIAGLGYAGVLLLQM from the coding sequence ATGGCCAACCAAACACACGAATCGGTGGTGCGGTCCAAGGGTCCGGGTTCCCCCCGCGCGGGCAAGGCCCGCTCCTGGGTTGTGACGCATTGGGCCGGACTTGCCGCCTGTGCGGTGGCCGTCCCGCTGTCCTTCCTGGTCCACCTGCTGTTCCCTTCCATCCCCGTGATGACCACCGCGGTGGTGCTCGGCGTGTTGTCGGCCAACATCCCGGGCCTGTCCACCCTGGTGGCCGGCCCGCTGCAGAAGGGCCTGGGATTCGCCGGGAAGAAGCTGATGCGCGTCGGCATCGTGCTGCTGGGCCTGAAGCTGAGCATCGTCGATGTCCTGGACCTGGGCTGGTTGACCTTCGTGGTGGTCGTGGCGATCGTGCTGCTGGCCTTCGGCGGGACCTACCTGCTGGGCAAGGCGTTCAAGCTGCCCGGGGACCAGCCGCTGCTGGTCGCCACGGGCTTTTCGATCTGCGGCGCCTCGGCCATCGGCGCGATGAGCGCGGTGCGCCGGTCCAAGGACGAGGACACCGTGATCCCGGTGGCGCTGGTGACCCTGTGCGGCACCCTGGCCATCGCCGTGCTGCCGCTGCTGATGGGCCCGCTGGGGCTGGGCCCGGAGGCCTTCGGCCAGTGGGTCGGCGCCTCGGTGCATGACGTGGGCCAGGTCGTGGCCACCGCGCAGACCGCCGGCGCCTCCGCGCTGGCCATCGCCATCGTCATCAAGCTCACCCGCGTGCTGACCCTGGCCCCGATGGTTGCCGCCGCCGGCATCATCAGCCGCCGCACCCAGGGAACCGGCTCCGAGCACGCGGGGCTGAAGCTTCCCCCGATCATTCCCGGGTTCATCATCGGGTTCGTGGCGCTGGTGGCGGTGCGCTCGATCTTCGACGTTCCGGCCGAGCTGCTGGATGCCGCCACGATCGTGCAGGACATCGTGCTGGCCGCGGCGCTCTTCGGCCTGGGTTCCGCGGTGCGGGTCCGCCAGCTCTTCGCCTCCAAGGGCGCCTCGATCCTCATGGCGCTGTGCGCCTGGGCGCTGATCGCGGGCCTGGGCTACGCGGGGGTCCTGCTGCTGCAGATGTAG
- a CDS encoding helix-turn-helix domain-containing protein — MSTPTWNRPAAPEKSILSPEDAEELDIISLGRRIRHLRKAKAMTLDDLSEAVGTAPSQLSLMENGKREPKLSMLKSLASVFGVGLEELLGAEPPTKRAALEIELERAQRGPLYQALGLPKVRISSRLPMDVLESLVGLQGELERRLNEQSATPEEARRANAELRGEMRERNNYYPEIEKEASKVLKAIGHATGPLSHHEVADIASHLGFSLHNVSDLPHSTRSVTDLKNMRVYLTQSQRSEHSTRSVLLQAFGHHVLGHATPSDYAEFLRQRVATNYFAASLMMPEKATVEYLQRAKNARELAVEDIRDAFAVSYETAAHRFTNLATEHLGITVHFQKVHESGIIHKAYENDGVNFPMDHIGAIEGQSVCRHWTSREVFDVADQFSAYNQYTDTTAGTFWCTARTERSTTGKFSLSIGVPYVHVKWFRGRDTTERSISTCPDESCCRRPPLELQKQWAGQAWPSARAQTHLLAAMPQGAFPGVDETEVYSFLAQHSGDK, encoded by the coding sequence GTGAGCACCCCCACATGGAACCGGCCCGCAGCGCCGGAAAAGAGCATCCTGTCCCCGGAAGACGCCGAAGAGCTGGACATCATTTCCCTCGGCCGGCGGATCCGCCACCTGCGCAAGGCCAAGGCGATGACCCTTGACGACCTCTCGGAAGCCGTGGGGACGGCGCCGAGCCAGCTCTCGCTGATGGAAAACGGGAAGCGCGAACCCAAGCTGAGCATGCTCAAGTCGCTGGCTTCGGTCTTCGGCGTGGGGCTCGAGGAACTGCTCGGCGCCGAGCCGCCCACCAAGCGCGCGGCCCTGGAGATCGAACTCGAGCGCGCCCAGCGCGGCCCGCTCTACCAGGCACTTGGGCTGCCCAAGGTGCGCATTTCCTCCCGGCTGCCCATGGACGTGCTCGAATCCCTGGTCGGGCTGCAGGGCGAGCTGGAACGCCGGCTCAACGAGCAATCCGCAACGCCCGAGGAAGCCCGGCGCGCCAATGCCGAGCTGCGCGGGGAGATGCGCGAGCGCAACAACTACTACCCGGAGATCGAGAAGGAAGCGTCCAAGGTGCTCAAGGCCATCGGCCATGCCACCGGACCGCTCTCACACCACGAGGTCGCCGACATCGCCTCGCACCTTGGCTTCTCGCTGCACAACGTCTCGGACCTGCCGCACTCCACCCGCTCGGTGACCGACCTGAAAAACATGCGGGTCTACCTCACCCAGTCCCAGCGCTCCGAGCACTCGACCCGGTCGGTGCTGCTGCAGGCGTTCGGCCACCACGTGCTGGGCCACGCCACCCCGAGCGACTACGCCGAGTTCCTGCGCCAGCGCGTGGCCACCAACTACTTCGCGGCGTCCTTGATGATGCCCGAGAAGGCCACCGTCGAATACCTGCAACGCGCCAAGAACGCCCGCGAGCTCGCGGTCGAGGACATCCGGGACGCCTTCGCCGTGTCCTACGAGACCGCTGCCCACCGCTTCACCAACCTGGCCACGGAGCACCTGGGTATCACGGTGCACTTCCAGAAGGTCCACGAGTCCGGCATCATCCACAAGGCCTACGAGAACGACGGGGTGAACTTCCCGATGGACCACATCGGTGCCATCGAGGGCCAGTCGGTCTGCCGGCACTGGACCAGCCGAGAGGTCTTCGACGTGGCCGACCAGTTCAGCGCCTACAACCAATACACCGACACCACCGCCGGCACCTTCTGGTGCACCGCGCGGACCGAACGCTCCACCACCGGGAAGTTCTCGCTGAGCATCGGGGTGCCGTACGTGCACGTGAAGTGGTTCCGCGGGCGTGACACCACCGAACGCTCCATCTCCACCTGCCCGGACGAATCGTGCTGCCGCCGCCCGCCGCTGGAACTCCAGAAGCAATGGGCAGGGCAGGCCTGGCCCAGCGCCCGCGCCCAGACGCACCTGCTGGCGGCCATGCCGCAGGGGGCCTTCCCCGGCGTCGACGAGACCGAGGTGTATTCCTTCCTGGCCCAGCACTCCGGCGACAAGTAG
- a CDS encoding APC family permease gives MKATTDKTVTSPMASASPGFDGDQPERMEKTLKAHWVWAIALGSAVGWGAFILPTDWLAMGGPLGAVSGFLIGGALMVLIAVSYGFLIKSFPVSGGELAFALVGFGRTHAFFCGWFLTLGYTCIVALNASALALLFRKLMPDVVQQGYLYTVAGWDVYLVEVIISMVALAVFAYLNIRGTALSGRIQFIACVIMLVAVACILVAVIASPQVVFSNALPAFPENVNPIAAIAAIVAIAPWAFIGFDNVPQAAEEFDFPPAKAMKLIVLALLAAALLYAAMIAAVAMAAPWEALVAGDSAWGTADALTGVLGGSGLLLLTIGITMGVSTGLNGFYVSASRILLGMGRAQMVPKVFARLHPKYKTPYVGVIFVGAVCLVSPWFGRAALTWVVDMSAVGVTVAYLYTCLCAFKIFRPTNSVERAGDLEGTRSTSKKVLSALGAVTALVFMALLLVPGSPGVLGKESMSALAVWTLLGVVFFMMRRKHNKTLSDEQVDILVLGAPRPEVTKLKTSSASGAPAGN, from the coding sequence ATGAAAGCCACAACAGACAAGACGGTGACAAGTCCCATGGCATCGGCTTCGCCAGGTTTCGACGGTGACCAGCCCGAGCGCATGGAAAAGACGCTCAAGGCCCATTGGGTCTGGGCCATTGCCCTGGGCTCCGCGGTGGGTTGGGGTGCCTTTATCCTGCCCACGGACTGGCTGGCCATGGGTGGACCGCTCGGGGCGGTCTCCGGCTTCCTGATCGGCGGCGCGTTGATGGTACTCATCGCCGTCAGCTATGGGTTCCTGATCAAATCGTTCCCGGTCTCCGGCGGCGAACTGGCCTTCGCCCTGGTCGGATTCGGCCGTACCCACGCTTTCTTCTGTGGCTGGTTCCTGACCCTGGGCTACACCTGCATCGTGGCGCTGAACGCCTCCGCGCTGGCTTTGCTTTTCCGAAAGCTCATGCCCGACGTGGTGCAGCAGGGCTATCTCTACACCGTGGCCGGCTGGGACGTCTACCTGGTGGAAGTCATCATCTCGATGGTGGCCTTGGCGGTCTTCGCCTACCTCAACATTCGCGGCACCGCATTGTCGGGCCGCATCCAGTTCATTGCCTGCGTGATCATGCTCGTCGCGGTCGCCTGCATCCTGGTGGCCGTCATTGCCAGCCCGCAGGTCGTCTTTTCCAACGCCCTTCCGGCGTTCCCGGAGAATGTTAATCCTATCGCCGCGATAGCTGCGATCGTCGCGATAGCGCCCTGGGCCTTCATCGGATTCGACAATGTGCCGCAGGCTGCGGAGGAGTTCGACTTCCCTCCGGCCAAGGCCATGAAGTTGATTGTCCTGGCGCTGTTGGCAGCCGCACTGCTCTACGCGGCCATGATTGCCGCAGTTGCGATGGCCGCACCATGGGAGGCATTGGTTGCCGGGGATTCCGCATGGGGCACCGCGGATGCGTTGACCGGAGTGCTGGGTGGCTCGGGTCTGCTGCTGCTGACCATCGGAATCACCATGGGCGTGAGCACCGGCCTGAATGGTTTCTACGTCTCGGCCAGCCGCATCCTGCTGGGGATGGGACGGGCACAGATGGTCCCAAAGGTGTTCGCCCGGCTGCACCCCAAGTACAAGACCCCATACGTCGGAGTCATCTTTGTTGGCGCTGTATGCCTAGTCAGCCCTTGGTTTGGCCGTGCCGCACTGACCTGGGTGGTGGACATGTCCGCGGTCGGAGTCACCGTCGCCTACCTCTACACCTGCCTGTGCGCGTTCAAGATCTTCCGTCCGACCAACTCCGTTGAGCGAGCCGGCGATCTGGAAGGCACCCGCTCAACCTCCAAGAAGGTGCTCAGCGCGCTGGGCGCGGTCACGGCGCTGGTGTTCATGGCCCTGCTGCTGGTTCCGGGCTCCCCGGGCGTGCTGGGCAAGGAGTCGATGTCCGCGCTGGCCGTCTGGACCCTGCTGGGCGTGGTGTTCTTCATGATGCGCCGCAAGCACAACAAGACCCTGTCCGACGAGCAGGTCGACATCCTGGTCCTCGGCGCCCCGAGGCCGGAGGTTACCAAACTCAAGACCTCGTCCGCCAGCGGGGCCCCGGCGGGAAACTGA
- a CDS encoding universal stress protein, producing the protein MKYVVGCIADKRGREAISLALALSKSLAAPTHAELELVHIIRGSAPEDAGSHSERVYQQFLQQSAQKWMDRALALVPSNMTARTHIRFAGSMAEGLLEAVSAFKADLVVVGAASHGPFRRFTVGSVANALLHSSPVPVALAPSGYLPPREITRITCALGTRTGADSVLEVAVDSAAIRHVPLRLISLVALDGDSIHADAGQWARVHAATTLERAIEGVRARTIVTADVAQGKSTEAAIDSLDWDESEIVMIGSSRLAERSRIFLGSTANKMLRALPVPMVVVPRFHVPVPAAARLGHI; encoded by the coding sequence ATGAAGTATGTCGTCGGATGCATTGCGGACAAGCGAGGCCGCGAGGCGATCTCGCTGGCCTTGGCCCTGTCCAAATCGCTGGCCGCGCCGACGCATGCCGAACTCGAGCTGGTCCACATCATCCGCGGGTCCGCGCCCGAGGACGCGGGATCGCACAGCGAGCGCGTCTACCAGCAGTTCCTGCAGCAGTCCGCGCAGAAGTGGATGGACCGCGCGCTGGCCCTGGTCCCCTCGAACATGACCGCGCGCACCCACATCCGCTTTGCCGGGTCGATGGCCGAGGGCCTGCTCGAGGCCGTCTCCGCGTTCAAGGCCGACCTGGTCGTGGTCGGGGCCGCCAGCCACGGGCCGTTCCGGCGCTTCACCGTTGGATCCGTGGCCAACGCGCTGCTGCATTCCTCCCCGGTGCCGGTGGCCCTCGCGCCGTCGGGGTACCTGCCGCCGCGGGAAATCACCCGGATCACCTGCGCCCTGGGCACCCGCACGGGAGCGGACTCGGTGCTGGAGGTCGCCGTGGATTCCGCCGCGATCCGCCACGTGCCGCTGCGGCTGATCTCCCTGGTGGCACTGGACGGGGATTCAATCCATGCCGATGCCGGGCAGTGGGCCCGCGTGCATGCCGCCACGACGCTGGAACGCGCCATCGAGGGGGTGCGCGCCCGCACCATCGTCACCGCCGACGTGGCGCAGGGGAAGTCCACGGAGGCGGCCATCGACTCCCTGGACTGGGACGAGTCGGAAATCGTGATGATCGGTTCCTCCCGCCTGGCCGAGCGCAGCCGGATCTTCCTGGGATCCACCGCCAACAAGATGCTGCGCGCGCTGCCGGTGCCCATGGTCGTGGTTCCGCGCTTCCACGTCCCGGTCCCTGCCGCCGCCCGCCTGGGACACATCTAG
- a CDS encoding phosphotransacetylase: MTIAPVRPQGVDENMLARFTAGHCAGPSGRIILADGHDARAITAAGVLNEIGLEVILVGGREGINALALTEGVTLTDATTIMDTAELRDSAAGAHLAGVVARLGPEKTAGWMDDPLFLAVAAVPAGLAAAAVAGATRPTSDVLRAALRVVGTREEGGTISSSFLMRLKDGRYVGYGDCAVIPTPDSTQLAHIATATARTFATLTGQEPAVAMLSFSTAGSAEHESISTVRTATALAREAEPTLQIDGELQFDAALLESVAVSKAPGSSVAGHANVFIFPNLAAGNIGYKITQRLAGAQAYGPILQGLAAPINDLSRGATVADIVNVSLISMMQSQKS, from the coding sequence ATGACCATTGCACCGGTGCGGCCCCAGGGGGTCGACGAAAACATGCTGGCCCGCTTCACGGCCGGCCACTGCGCCGGCCCCTCGGGCCGCATCATCCTTGCCGACGGGCACGACGCGCGGGCCATCACCGCCGCCGGCGTGCTCAACGAGATCGGCCTGGAAGTCATCCTGGTCGGTGGGCGCGAGGGCATCAACGCCCTCGCGCTCACCGAGGGCGTCACGCTCACCGACGCCACCACCATCATGGACACCGCCGAACTGAGGGACAGTGCCGCCGGGGCCCACCTCGCCGGGGTCGTCGCCAGGCTCGGGCCGGAGAAGACCGCCGGGTGGATGGACGATCCGCTGTTCCTGGCCGTTGCCGCGGTTCCGGCGGGGCTGGCGGCGGCGGCCGTCGCCGGGGCCACCCGGCCCACCTCCGACGTCTTGCGTGCGGCCCTTCGGGTCGTGGGAACCCGCGAGGAGGGTGGCACCATCTCCTCCTCGTTCCTGATGCGGCTGAAGGACGGACGCTACGTGGGCTACGGCGACTGCGCCGTGATCCCCACCCCCGATTCCACCCAATTGGCGCACATCGCCACCGCCACCGCACGCACCTTCGCCACCCTCACCGGGCAGGAACCGGCGGTCGCGATGCTCTCCTTCTCCACCGCCGGTTCCGCCGAGCACGAAAGCATTTCAACGGTCCGCACGGCCACTGCGCTGGCACGCGAGGCCGAGCCGACGCTGCAGATCGACGGGGAACTGCAATTCGATGCGGCGCTGCTTGAATCGGTGGCCGTCTCCAAGGCCCCGGGTTCCTCGGTGGCCGGACACGCCAACGTCTTCATCTTCCCCAACCTGGCCGCCGGAAACATCGGGTACAAAATCACCCAGCGTCTCGCCGGTGCGCAGGCCTACGGGCCGATCCTGCAGGGATTGGCCGCACCGATCAACGATTTGTCCCGCGGTGCAACCGTGGCGGACATCGTGAACGTTTCACTGATCAGCATGATGCAATCCCAGAAATCTTGA